The following proteins are co-located in the Thioalbus denitrificans genome:
- a CDS encoding ABC transporter ATP-binding protein — protein sequence MSAPLIELEDLRFAYGAEAVLHGVAFRVERGEVFGLVGADGAGKTTLLRLAVGQLAPAGGRVRVLGGAPADPGLRARVAYMPQGFGLYADLSVAENLAFFADLHGLRRDDAQARAADLLRRTGLAGFEARRAGQLSGGMMQKLALACALMSRPEVMCLDEPTTGVDPLSRRAFWELLDGVRAEGMTILYATANMDEAERCDRVAILEAGRIVHQGAPEALARVEGSVLVAVSGPGARGRRGEVAALDGVEQVFPVGARLHAWLSASTPPVAFAAALARIDPALAAEPASPTLQDAVLRLALGNGREDGA from the coding sequence GTGAGCGCGCCGCTCATCGAGCTGGAGGATCTCCGCTTCGCCTACGGCGCCGAGGCGGTGTTGCACGGCGTGGCCTTCCGGGTGGAGCGGGGCGAGGTGTTCGGGCTGGTGGGCGCCGACGGCGCCGGCAAGACCACGCTGCTGCGCCTGGCGGTGGGGCAGCTGGCCCCGGCCGGCGGGCGGGTCCGGGTGCTGGGCGGCGCGCCCGCCGATCCCGGCCTGCGGGCGCGCGTCGCCTACATGCCCCAGGGCTTCGGCCTGTATGCCGATCTCTCCGTGGCCGAGAACCTCGCCTTCTTCGCCGATCTCCACGGCCTGCGCCGCGACGATGCGCAGGCCCGGGCGGCGGATCTGCTCCGGCGCACCGGGCTGGCGGGTTTCGAGGCGCGGCGGGCCGGCCAGCTCTCCGGCGGCATGATGCAGAAGCTGGCGCTCGCCTGTGCCCTGATGAGCCGCCCCGAGGTGATGTGCCTCGACGAGCCCACCACCGGCGTGGATCCCCTCTCCCGGCGGGCCTTCTGGGAGCTCCTGGACGGGGTGCGCGCCGAGGGCATGACCATTCTCTACGCCACCGCCAACATGGACGAGGCGGAGCGCTGCGACCGGGTGGCCATCCTGGAGGCGGGGCGCATCGTGCACCAGGGGGCGCCGGAGGCGCTGGCCCGGGTGGAGGGCTCCGTCCTGGTGGCGGTCTCCGGTCCCGGGGCGCGCGGGCGCCGCGGGGAGGTGGCGGCCCTGGACGGGGTGGAGCAGGTGTTCCCCGTGGGGGCGCGGCTGCATGCCTGGCTCTCCGCCTCCACCCCGCCGGTGGCCTTCGCCGCGGCGCTGGCGCGGATCGATCCGGCGCTCGCCGCGGAGCCGGCGTCGCCCACGCTGCAGGACGCGGTGCTGCGCCTGGCGCTGGGCAACGGACGGGAGGACGGGGCGTGA
- a CDS encoding ABC transporter ATP-binding protein — protein sequence MTRAAATAATGTMIAAEGLTRRFGSFTAVDGVALAVAAGEVFGLLGANGAGKTTTIRMLCGLLPPTAGSMEVAGVDMVRHPRRARARIGYLAQRFALYGELSTAENLALQAGLYGLTGRRRRERLAWGLEHMGLAEHGRTLARDLPLGFQRRLSLAAALLHQPDVLFLDEPTSGVDPLARQQFWELIYELAEGGMGILVTTHYMDEAAFCDRLALMDAGRIVAEGSPAELVARPLPTPILEVRMARCNECAGALARWEEVREVIPHAGSLRVRLEPGADPAAVRARIAALARERGLELERVAAAEPDLEDVFVAVLEGQ from the coding sequence GTGACCCGCGCGGCCGCCACCGCAGCCACCGGGACGATGATCGCCGCCGAGGGGCTGACGCGCCGCTTCGGCAGCTTCACCGCGGTGGACGGCGTCGCCCTGGCGGTGGCTGCCGGCGAGGTGTTCGGGCTGCTGGGCGCCAACGGCGCCGGCAAGACCACCACCATCCGCATGCTCTGCGGCCTGCTGCCGCCCACGGCCGGGAGCATGGAGGTGGCGGGGGTGGACATGGTGCGCCACCCGCGCCGCGCCCGGGCGCGCATCGGCTACCTGGCCCAGCGCTTCGCCCTCTACGGCGAGCTCAGCACGGCGGAGAACCTGGCCCTGCAGGCGGGGCTCTACGGCCTGACCGGGCGCCGGCGCCGGGAACGGCTGGCCTGGGGGCTGGAGCACATGGGGCTGGCGGAGCATGGCCGGACCCTGGCCCGGGATCTGCCCCTGGGCTTCCAGCGGCGCCTCTCCCTGGCCGCGGCCCTGCTGCACCAGCCCGACGTGCTGTTCCTGGACGAGCCCACCTCGGGCGTGGATCCCCTGGCCCGCCAGCAGTTCTGGGAGCTCATCTACGAGCTGGCCGAGGGGGGAATGGGCATCCTCGTCACCACCCACTACATGGACGAGGCGGCCTTCTGCGACCGCCTGGCGCTGATGGATGCCGGGCGCATCGTGGCCGAGGGCAGCCCGGCGGAGCTGGTGGCGCGGCCGCTGCCCACCCCCATCCTCGAGGTGCGCATGGCCCGCTGCAACGAGTGCGCCGGCGCGCTGGCCCGCTGGGAGGAGGTGCGCGAGGTGATCCCCCACGCCGGTTCCCTGCGCGTGCGCCTGGAGCCGGGCGCGGACCCGGCGGCGGTGCGGGCGCGGATCGCCGCGCTGGCGCGGGAGCGCGGCCTGGAGCTGGAGCGGGTGGCGGCGGCGGAGCCCGACCTGGAGGATGTCTTCGTGGCCGTGCTGGAGGGGCAATGA
- a CDS encoding ABC transporter permease: MNLQHVRAMARKEWWHLLRDPRSLALMLLMPAMLLFLFGYAIRLDVTEAPIGVLQESNDAVSRDFTARLDASHAFAVVDRFHDRRALTDAVQHGEIWAGLVIPRDFAAALGQGDARLQLILDGVDANTARLVRNYTLALVNDYAMEQGGVPPLEIRNRVWFNEASESRLAVVPGVIAVVMAVIGALMTALTAAREMELGNIVMLRTTPLTRGEFLAGKLLPYFVIGMADFLVAAGAAVWLFEVPLRGSFPGLLAVSALFLLVVMLQGMLISIAAGQQVLASQIALISSFLPAFLLSGFIFAIENMPVVLQWFTRILPARAYTTLSKAVFLKGVSPLLLWTEVLVLGVLLLVLMRVVLLRARKLGLQS; encoded by the coding sequence ATGAACCTCCAGCATGTCCGGGCCATGGCGCGCAAGGAGTGGTGGCACCTGCTGCGCGATCCCCGCAGCCTGGCGCTGATGCTGCTGATGCCGGCCATGCTCCTGTTCCTGTTCGGCTACGCCATCCGGCTCGATGTGACCGAGGCGCCCATCGGCGTGCTGCAGGAGTCGAACGACGCCGTGTCGCGGGATTTCACCGCCCGTCTCGACGCCAGCCATGCCTTCGCGGTGGTCGATCGCTTCCACGATCGCCGCGCCCTCACCGACGCCGTCCAGCACGGCGAGATCTGGGCCGGGCTGGTCATCCCCCGCGATTTCGCCGCGGCGCTCGGGCAGGGCGATGCGCGGCTGCAGCTCATCCTCGACGGGGTGGATGCCAATACCGCGCGCCTGGTGCGCAACTACACCCTGGCGCTGGTGAACGACTACGCCATGGAGCAGGGCGGCGTGCCGCCGCTGGAGATCCGCAACCGGGTCTGGTTCAACGAGGCGAGCGAGAGCCGGCTGGCGGTGGTGCCCGGGGTCATCGCGGTGGTGATGGCGGTCATCGGCGCGCTGATGACCGCGCTCACCGCGGCGCGGGAGATGGAGCTCGGGAACATCGTCATGCTGCGCACCACGCCGCTCACCCGCGGGGAGTTCCTGGCCGGCAAGCTGCTGCCCTATTTCGTCATCGGCATGGCGGACTTCCTGGTGGCCGCCGGCGCGGCGGTGTGGCTGTTCGAGGTGCCCCTGCGCGGCTCCTTCCCCGGGCTGCTGGCGGTCTCGGCCCTGTTCCTGCTGGTGGTGATGCTGCAGGGCATGCTCATCTCCATCGCCGCCGGCCAGCAGGTGCTGGCGAGCCAGATCGCCCTCATCAGCTCCTTCCTGCCCGCGTTCCTGCTCTCCGGGTTCATATTCGCCATCGAGAACATGCCCGTGGTGCTGCAGTGGTTCACCCGCATCCTCCCGGCCCGCGCCTATACCACCCTCTCCAAGGCGGTGTTCCTCAAGGGGGTGTCGCCGCTGCTGCTGTGGACCGAGGTGCTGGTGCTCGGCGTCCTGCTGCTGGTGCTGATGCGGGTGGTGCTGCTGCGGGCGCGCAAGCTGGGGCTGCAGTCGTGA
- a CDS encoding efflux RND transporter periplasmic adaptor subunit codes for MALQRKLSPTRSAAVLALTLSVLSLVACKWPWSDAATDGAIRLSGTVDAREYDLAFQVGGRISELAVDEGDAVNAGQVVAKLDDHDFTLALERARAEARAAEAALAALRAGSRSQEVAAARATLDRARAEQRYAEAEVKRMRDLVPRQLASREDLDRADRQRDVAAAGVEEARQRLELLVEGTRQEDIDRAAAEAAARRAAAESAARQLEYATLESPAAGVVSVRMADLGEVWQPGQTALRVTQLERPWVRAYLTEPDLARVRIGMPAEVRVDGQPDRVFSGRLTFISPEAEYTPKTVETRALRVDLVYRVKVEVDNPEGLLKVGMPADVSLEPVASP; via the coding sequence ATGGCCCTGCAACGGAAGCTCTCACCGACGCGCTCAGCCGCCGTCCTGGCGCTGACCCTCTCCGTTCTCTCCCTCGTCGCCTGCAAGTGGCCCTGGTCCGACGCGGCCACCGACGGCGCCATCCGCCTCTCCGGGACCGTGGACGCCCGTGAATACGACCTGGCCTTCCAGGTGGGCGGGCGGATCAGCGAGCTCGCGGTGGACGAGGGGGACGCGGTCAACGCCGGCCAGGTGGTGGCGAAGCTCGATGATCACGATTTCACCCTGGCGCTGGAACGTGCCCGCGCCGAGGCCAGGGCGGCGGAAGCGGCGCTGGCGGCCCTGCGCGCCGGCAGCCGTAGCCAGGAGGTGGCCGCGGCCCGGGCCACCCTGGACCGGGCCCGGGCGGAGCAGCGCTATGCCGAGGCGGAGGTGAAGCGCATGCGGGACCTGGTGCCGCGCCAGCTGGCCTCACGGGAGGACCTGGACCGGGCCGACCGGCAGCGGGACGTGGCCGCGGCGGGGGTGGAGGAGGCGCGCCAGCGCCTGGAGCTGCTGGTGGAGGGGACGCGCCAGGAGGATATCGACCGCGCGGCGGCGGAGGCGGCGGCGCGCCGGGCCGCGGCCGAGAGCGCCGCGCGGCAGCTGGAGTACGCCACCCTGGAGAGCCCCGCGGCGGGCGTGGTCAGCGTGCGCATGGCCGACCTCGGCGAGGTGTGGCAGCCGGGCCAGACGGCGCTGCGGGTCACGCAGCTGGAGCGGCCCTGGGTGCGGGCCTACCTCACGGAGCCGGATCTGGCGCGGGTGCGGATCGGGATGCCGGCCGAGGTGCGGGTGGACGGCCAGCCCGACCGGGTCTTCTCCGGGCGCCTGACCTTCATCTCGCCCGAGGCGGAGTACACCCCCAAGACCGTGGAGACCCGCGCCCTGCGGGTGGACCTGGTCTACCGGGTCAAGGTGGAGGTGGACAACCCGGAGGGGCTGCTCAAGGTGGGCATGCCCGCGGATGTGAGCCTGGAGCCCGTGGCATCGCCGTGA